A section of the Streptomyces sp. CG1 genome encodes:
- a CDS encoding YncE family protein → MPASRTRHLCSVAAALALTVAGPATAASAANGASDGLREVLFVGNNWDGTADVVKSSGDFAKVGRINIVPDKAQRLAEINADPIKWIYYTSIRNEVGQGHDQYVDDMYSTPDGKSVVVSRPSFADVVSIDLATDRVNWRFPVAGYRADHMAVSPDGTRVAVSASTANKVQVLDIDTGKEIGEFGSGDKPHENFFTNGGKYIWNMSIGEVTTSLDDPAWDWTKGDRHITIVDANTFKPVRTIDMRQRLDAIGLKDFSSAVRPAAFTPDWSKLYFQVSFFNGFLEYDVATDKITRVATLPANPATNPDRTTWLLDSRHHGISMNPEGTKLCVAGTMDNYATVVDRASFDVGPLVTASTPYWATVSGDGKDCVISEAGADRITAIDFATGQKVLSVPVGDHPQRVRLGHVQADWTGPSGS, encoded by the coding sequence ATGCCTGCCTCCAGAACCAGGCACCTTTGCTCCGTGGCCGCCGCCCTCGCCCTGACCGTCGCCGGCCCGGCGACCGCCGCCTCCGCCGCGAACGGCGCCTCCGACGGCCTGCGTGAGGTGCTGTTCGTCGGCAACAACTGGGACGGCACCGCCGATGTCGTCAAGTCCTCCGGCGACTTCGCGAAGGTCGGCCGGATCAACATCGTCCCGGACAAGGCGCAGCGGCTGGCGGAGATCAACGCCGACCCGATCAAGTGGATCTACTACACGTCCATCCGCAACGAGGTCGGCCAGGGACACGACCAGTACGTGGACGACATGTACTCCACGCCCGACGGGAAGTCCGTGGTCGTCTCCCGTCCCAGCTTCGCCGACGTCGTCTCCATCGACCTGGCCACCGACAGGGTCAACTGGCGCTTCCCGGTGGCCGGTTACCGGGCCGACCACATGGCGGTCTCGCCCGACGGCACCCGGGTCGCGGTCTCGGCCTCGACGGCGAACAAGGTGCAGGTGCTGGACATCGACACCGGGAAGGAAATCGGCGAGTTCGGCAGCGGCGACAAGCCGCACGAGAACTTCTTCACCAACGGCGGCAAGTACATCTGGAACATGTCCATCGGCGAGGTGACCACCTCTCTGGACGACCCGGCCTGGGACTGGACCAAGGGCGACCGGCACATCACGATCGTCGACGCGAACACGTTCAAGCCGGTCAGGACCATCGACATGCGACAGCGGCTGGACGCGATCGGACTGAAGGACTTCTCCAGCGCGGTCCGGCCCGCCGCCTTCACCCCCGACTGGTCCAAGCTCTACTTCCAGGTGTCGTTCTTCAACGGCTTCCTCGAGTACGACGTGGCCACGGACAAGATCACCCGTGTGGCGACGCTGCCGGCGAACCCGGCGACCAACCCGGACCGCACCACCTGGCTGCTGGACTCGCGCCACCACGGCATCTCGATGAACCCCGAGGGCACCAAGCTGTGTGTCGCCGGGACGATGGACAACTACGCGACCGTGGTCGACCGGGCCTCCTTCGACGTCGGCCCGCTCGTCACCGCGTCGACACCGTACTGGGCCACCGTGAGCGGCGACGGCAAGGACTGCGTCATCTCCGAGGCCGGCGCCGACCGGATCACGGCCATCGACTTCGCCACCGGCCAGAAGGTGCTGTCCGTGCCGGTCGGGGACCATCCGCAGCGCGTCCGGCTGGGGCATGTCCAGGCCGACTGGACCGGCCCGAGCGGGAGTTGA
- a CDS encoding TetR/AcrR family transcriptional regulator, producing MAGRLKAPTGRYGGRTAEDRQAERRRRFLDAALDLFGGAPGYRGTTVAALSQAAGLSTRQFYEEFRTLEDVLAALHLEVNGWAEQAVLDALAGADGLPLAERAAVLFRAYARDVTCDPRRIRITFVEVVGVSPRLEEQRLARRARWIDLIRAEADTAVARGEAAPRDYRLAATAFVGSVNGLLHDWSAGWVDATLDEVVDELVRLLLGMLRPAGWRPAST from the coding sequence GTGGCGGGCAGGCTCAAGGCGCCGACGGGCCGCTACGGCGGCCGTACGGCCGAGGACCGGCAGGCCGAGCGGCGCCGGCGCTTTCTGGACGCGGCCCTGGATCTGTTCGGCGGCGCGCCCGGCTACCGCGGCACGACCGTCGCCGCGCTGAGCCAGGCCGCCGGCCTGTCCACCCGCCAGTTCTACGAGGAGTTCCGCACCCTGGAGGACGTCCTCGCCGCGCTGCACCTGGAGGTCAACGGCTGGGCCGAGCAGGCGGTACTGGACGCCCTGGCCGGGGCGGACGGCCTGCCGCTGGCCGAGCGCGCCGCCGTGCTCTTCCGCGCCTACGCCCGTGACGTCACCTGCGATCCGCGCCGTATCCGGATCACCTTCGTGGAGGTCGTCGGCGTCAGCCCGCGCCTGGAGGAGCAGCGCCTGGCCCGCCGGGCCCGGTGGATCGACCTCATCCGGGCCGAGGCGGACACGGCCGTGGCGCGCGGGGAGGCGGCACCCCGTGACTACCGGCTCGCGGCGACGGCCTTCGTCGGCAGCGTCAACGGCCTCCTGCACGACTGGAGCGCCGGCTGGGTGGACGCCACGCTGGACGAAGTGGTGGACGAGCTGGTGCGGCTGCTGCTGGGGATGCTCCGCCCGGCGGGCTGGCGGCCCGCCAGCACGTGA
- a CDS encoding alcohol dehydrogenase, translating into MSTYRVAQVTAPNGTFELVEREVPQPGPGQVRIAVEACGICHSDALFVSGGLPGVTFPEVPGHEMAGHIEELGQDVRERGWKVGDRVAVGWFGGSCGHCTPCRQGDFIVCVNLKVPGWAYDGGFGEKVIVPADALARIPDGLSAADAGPMACAGVTTFNGLRRSSARPGDLVAVLGLGGLGHLGVQYAVAMGFETVGIARGAEKADFAKQLGAHHYIDSTSGTPVAEALQSLGGAKAVLATAGNSAAITATVDGLAPRGELVVIGADNAPMGINPAQLLMAARVVRGHPSGTSQDVEDTMAFSALHSIRPMTETVPLDRADEAYRKMLAGKARFRMVLTYG; encoded by the coding sequence ATGAGTACGTATCGAGTCGCGCAGGTGACCGCCCCGAACGGCACGTTCGAGCTGGTCGAGCGAGAGGTGCCGCAGCCCGGGCCCGGCCAGGTGCGGATCGCCGTGGAGGCGTGCGGGATCTGCCACAGTGACGCCCTCTTCGTGAGCGGCGGACTGCCGGGCGTGACATTCCCCGAGGTGCCCGGGCACGAGATGGCCGGGCACATCGAGGAGCTGGGCCAAGACGTGCGGGAACGGGGCTGGAAGGTCGGTGACCGCGTTGCGGTCGGCTGGTTCGGCGGCAGCTGCGGGCACTGCACACCGTGCCGGCAGGGCGACTTCATCGTGTGCGTGAATCTGAAGGTCCCGGGGTGGGCCTACGACGGGGGCTTCGGCGAGAAGGTGATCGTGCCCGCCGACGCGCTGGCCCGGATCCCGGACGGCCTGTCGGCGGCCGACGCGGGACCGATGGCCTGCGCGGGCGTGACCACGTTCAACGGGCTGCGGCGCAGCTCGGCCCGGCCGGGGGATCTGGTCGCCGTGCTCGGTCTCGGCGGTCTGGGGCATCTCGGGGTGCAATACGCCGTCGCGATGGGCTTCGAGACCGTGGGGATCGCCCGGGGCGCGGAGAAGGCCGACTTCGCCAAGCAGCTGGGTGCCCACCACTACATCGACAGCACCTCCGGCACCCCGGTCGCCGAGGCCCTGCAGTCCCTCGGCGGCGCCAAGGCCGTCCTGGCCACCGCCGGGAACTCCGCGGCCATCACGGCCACCGTGGACGGGCTGGCGCCCCGTGGCGAACTGGTGGTCATCGGAGCGGACAACGCGCCGATGGGCATCAATCCGGCCCAGCTGCTCATGGCCGCCCGCGTCGTCCGCGGCCACCCGTCCGGCACGTCCCAGGACGTGGAGGACACCATGGCCTTCAGTGCCCTGCACAGCATCCGGCCGATGACCGAGACCGTGCCGCTGGACCGTGCGGACGAGGCCTACCGGAAGATGCTCGCCGGCAAGGCCCGCTTCCGGATGGTGCTCACCTACGGCTGA
- a CDS encoding glycosyltransferase has translation MTAGSRGDVAPYTGLGHRLVRSGHKVTLVTHARFEPLVAGSGIRFHALPVDPRAELESPRGRSLHRSASEAGKLLRLADMARRVVGRMTEDLIRAARDSEVLLLSASLAPLGHAIAEGLRLPSMGVYLQPLAGTREFAPPVLGGGSWGPTVNRWAGHGVCLATEHIFTGALPGVRRRLGLPPLRAGAARRARERRLWPVHHGFSPLVVPRPRDWRPGLAVSGYWWPYDTESQLPDRVREFLEAGPAPVFVGLGSATVPDAGRLSAQVVAALRRAGLRGVIQHGWGGLAAAGDDMLTIDEVPHALLFPHMAAVVHHAGAGTTAAGLRAGVPAVPVPVQFDAGFWSARLVTLGVAPDVVPLRRLTAHALASALVPATREPGYRERARALGARIRTEDGAAPVLAALERLGG, from the coding sequence ATGACGGCGGGATCCCGGGGCGATGTGGCCCCCTACACCGGCCTCGGACATCGGCTCGTCCGGTCCGGGCACAAGGTCACCCTGGTCACCCACGCCCGTTTCGAGCCGCTGGTGGCGGGCTCCGGCATACGATTCCACGCCCTGCCGGTCGATCCGCGGGCGGAGCTGGAGTCGCCGCGCGGCCGCAGCCTGCACCGCAGCGCCAGTGAGGCCGGGAAGCTGCTGCGCCTGGCGGACATGGCGCGCCGCGTTGTCGGGCGGATGACCGAGGACCTGATCAGGGCGGCCCGGGACAGCGAGGTCCTGCTGCTGTCCGCCTCGCTGGCCCCGCTCGGCCACGCCATCGCCGAGGGACTACGGCTGCCGAGCATGGGCGTCTATCTCCAACCCCTCGCCGGTACCAGGGAGTTCGCGCCTCCCGTGCTCGGCGGCGGCTCCTGGGGACCGACGGTGAACCGGTGGGCCGGGCACGGCGTGTGCCTCGCCACGGAGCACATCTTCACGGGCGCCCTGCCCGGGGTGCGCAGGCGGCTCGGACTGCCCCCGCTGCGGGCGGGTGCCGCGCGGCGGGCCCGGGAGCGGCGCCTGTGGCCGGTGCACCATGGCTTCAGCCCGCTGGTGGTGCCCCGGCCCCGGGACTGGCGGCCGGGTCTGGCGGTGAGCGGCTACTGGTGGCCGTACGACACCGAGAGCCAACTGCCCGATCGGGTACGGGAGTTCCTCGAGGCAGGTCCGGCGCCGGTCTTCGTCGGGCTGGGCAGCGCCACCGTGCCGGACGCCGGCCGGCTCAGCGCCCAGGTGGTGGCGGCACTGCGGCGGGCCGGACTGCGCGGGGTGATCCAGCACGGCTGGGGCGGGCTCGCGGCCGCCGGTGACGACATGCTGACCATCGACGAGGTGCCGCACGCGCTGCTGTTCCCGCACATGGCCGCCGTGGTCCACCACGCGGGAGCGGGGACGACCGCGGCGGGGCTGCGCGCCGGAGTGCCGGCCGTGCCGGTGCCGGTCCAGTTCGACGCGGGGTTCTGGTCCGCCCGGCTGGTCACGCTGGGGGTCGCCCCGGACGTCGTACCGCTGCGCCGCCTCACCGCGCACGCCCTGGCCTCGGCCCTGGTACCGGCCACACGTGAGCCGGGTTACCGGGAGCGGGCGCGCGCCCTGGGCGCCCGCATCCGCACCGAGGACGGCGCGGCCCCGGTACTGGCGGCACTGGAACGGCTCGGCGGCTGA
- a CDS encoding ricin-type beta-trefoil lectin domain protein, producing the protein MYPPPRPISEGFARRCRTTAVRALVLALTVAAALVFAQPGPASAATDRQIAVPTAPMGWASWNSFASSIDHDVIKRQTDAFVAAGLPGAGYKYINIDEGWWQGTRDSAGNITVDTGEWPGGMSAIADYIHSKGLKAGIYTDAGKNGCGYYYPTTRPAAPNTGSEGHYDQDMLQFSRWGFDFVKVDWCGGDAEGLDAATTYRAISSAVAKATATTGRPLTLSVCNWGKQNPWNWAPGLAPMWRTSTDIVYYGNTPSQSSMLSNFDQALHPAAQHTGYYNDPDMLMVGMSGLTAAQNRTHMALWAISGAPLLAGNDLTTMTGETAAVLENSDVVAVDQDPRGLQGVKVAEDTTGLQVYGKVLSGTGNRAVVLLNRTSAAQNITVRWSDLGLTDASATVRDLWAQKNVGSSATSYTTGVPAGGSVLLKVSGTEAASSDYSAGSTGKYTGVSAASTGMHVVDIAYTNTASTAVTGTLQVNGQTATTVSFPPTGAGQGTVSVQVHLTKGNTNSLAFTGGPALGGITVHRLPGTDGTLLVGAQSGRCADIYDNTITNGTQAELWDCNGGANQAWTYTSRKELVVYGDKCLDAYNLGTTNGTKVVIWDCNGQDNQKWTLNTDGTITNVHAGLCLDAYNAATGNGTSLVLWSCDGGANQKWSRT; encoded by the coding sequence ATGTATCCCCCACCCCGTCCGATCAGCGAAGGCTTCGCACGACGCTGCAGAACCACCGCCGTACGCGCGCTCGTCCTGGCCCTGACCGTGGCCGCAGCCCTGGTCTTCGCCCAGCCGGGCCCGGCCTCCGCCGCGACGGACCGTCAGATCGCGGTGCCCACCGCGCCGATGGGCTGGGCCTCCTGGAACAGCTTCGCCTCGTCGATCGACCACGACGTCATCAAGCGGCAGACGGACGCGTTCGTCGCGGCCGGCCTCCCCGGCGCCGGATACAAGTACATCAACATCGACGAGGGCTGGTGGCAGGGCACCCGCGACAGCGCCGGCAACATCACCGTCGACACCGGCGAGTGGCCCGGCGGCATGAGCGCCATCGCCGACTACATCCACAGCAAGGGCCTGAAGGCCGGCATCTACACCGACGCCGGCAAGAACGGCTGCGGCTACTACTACCCGACCACCAGGCCGGCCGCCCCGAACACCGGCAGCGAGGGCCACTACGACCAGGACATGCTGCAGTTCTCCAGGTGGGGCTTCGACTTCGTCAAGGTCGACTGGTGCGGCGGCGACGCCGAGGGACTGGACGCGGCGACGACGTACAGGGCGATCAGCTCGGCCGTCGCCAAGGCCACCGCGACCACCGGCCGCCCGCTCACCCTCTCCGTCTGCAACTGGGGCAAGCAGAACCCCTGGAACTGGGCGCCGGGCCTCGCCCCGATGTGGCGCACCAGCACGGACATCGTCTACTACGGCAACACGCCCTCGCAGTCCAGCATGCTGTCCAACTTCGACCAGGCCCTGCATCCGGCCGCCCAGCACACCGGTTACTACAACGATCCCGACATGCTGATGGTCGGCATGTCCGGCCTCACCGCCGCGCAGAACCGCACCCACATGGCCCTCTGGGCGATCTCCGGCGCCCCCCTGCTGGCGGGCAACGACCTCACCACGATGACCGGTGAGACGGCCGCCGTTCTCGAGAACTCCGACGTGGTCGCCGTCGACCAGGACCCACGCGGGCTGCAAGGGGTGAAGGTCGCCGAGGACACCACCGGACTCCAGGTCTACGGCAAGGTCCTGTCCGGCACCGGCAACCGGGCCGTCGTCCTCCTCAACCGCACCTCGGCCGCGCAGAACATCACCGTCCGCTGGTCGGACCTCGGTCTGACGGACGCCTCGGCGACCGTGCGGGACCTGTGGGCGCAGAAGAACGTGGGTTCCTCTGCCACGAGTTACACCACCGGCGTCCCCGCGGGCGGCTCGGTGCTGCTCAAGGTCAGCGGCACCGAGGCGGCGAGCAGCGACTACAGCGCCGGCTCCACCGGTAAGTACACCGGCGTGTCCGCGGCGAGCACCGGCATGCACGTGGTCGACATCGCCTACACCAACACCGCCTCCACCGCCGTCACGGGCACCCTGCAGGTCAACGGCCAGACCGCGACGACGGTGTCCTTCCCGCCCACCGGCGCCGGCCAGGGCACGGTCTCGGTCCAGGTGCACCTCACCAAGGGAAACACCAACTCCCTCGCCTTCACCGGCGGTCCGGCCCTGGGCGGTATCACCGTGCATCGGCTGCCCGGCACCGACGGCACCCTCCTCGTCGGCGCACAGTCCGGCCGGTGCGCCGACATCTACGACAACACGATCACCAACGGCACCCAGGCCGAGCTGTGGGACTGCAACGGCGGCGCCAACCAGGCCTGGACGTACACCTCCCGCAAGGAACTCGTCGTCTACGGCGACAAGTGCCTCGACGCCTACAACCTCGGCACCACCAACGGCACCAAGGTGGTCATCTGGGACTGCAACGGCCAGGACAACCAGAAGTGGACGCTCAACACCGACGGCACCATCACCAACGTCCACGCGGGCCTGTGCCTGGACGCGTACAACGCCGCCACCGGCAATGGCACGTCGCTGGTGCTGTGGAGCTGCGACGGCGGTGCCAACCAGAAGTGGTCCCGGACCTGA